A single Populus alba chromosome 7, ASM523922v2, whole genome shotgun sequence DNA region contains:
- the LOC118063199 gene encoding cysteine-rich receptor-like protein kinase 34, with protein MGSKTVVSLLLHVIIVSITLTDAQSCYNTGNFTANSTYAKNLDLVLRSLASNVTNNGGSYNTTIGLGNDTVYGLVLCMASPSAENCSSCVNYAIQTLMAGCPNQKEAISWGGNPLPCIVHYANRYFLGTLEQSPPSILYNTGILDVTSRQFEQFWSGLGETVRNASTGSSMLMPAVETADLPSNQKAYVFMQCTPDVSPSNCSVCLQQSVDDYKSCCYGYQGGIVMKPNCVFRWDLYPYYNLFPQLTSPPPPPSPSPPPPSPPFVISSPPPTNTTIRKGKDNTASRTVIVTIVPTAIFLALVILILTIFCFRKPKQEVKNFDEMSITKCWEFKFATIKLATNDFSDDNKLGQGGFGAVYKGILADGQAIAVKRLSSNSGQGEAEFKNEVRLLAKLDHRNLVRLLGFCLEGTEKLLIYEFVPNSSLDQFIHDPNKRFILDWEKRYKIIEGIARGILYLHQDSQLRIIHRDLKPSNILLDGNMNAKISDFGMAKLMKTDQSHDAASRVAGTFGYIAPEYARKRQFSVKSDVFSFGVLVLEIVSGQKPSFRDGDDIEHLTSHAWRRWREGTALDLIDPILRNDSAAAMMRCIHLGLLCVQENVADRPTMASVVLMLSSSSFTLHIPSKPAFFY; from the exons ATGGGTTCTAAAACTGTCGTCTCTCTTCTTTTACATGTTATTATCGTAAGCATCACTCTTACCGATGCTCAATCCTGTTATAACACAGGAAACTTTACAGCTAATAGCACCTACGCAAAAAACCTAGACCTTGTTCTCCGTTCACTAGCTTCCAATGTCACAAACAATGGGGGTTCCTACAATACTACAATAGGTTTAGGCAATGACACAGTTTATGGTCTTGTGCTCTGTATGGCTTCCCCATCAGCTGAAAATTGTTCCAGCTGCGTCAATTATGCTATTCAAACTCTCATGGCGGGATGTCCAAACCAAAAAGAAGCAATTTCATGGGGAGGGAATCCACTTCCATGTATTGTACATTATGCGAATCGTTATTTTTTAGGAACACTTGAGCAATCTCCTCCTAGCATTCTATATAATACGGGTATCCTTGACGTAACTTCTAGACAGTTTGAACAATTTTGGAGTGGTTTGGGAGAAACGGTAAGAAACGCTTCCACGGGCTCATCCATGCTTATGCCAGCAGTTGAGACAGCAGACCTACCATCCAATCAAAAAGCTTATGTATTTATGCAGTGCACTCCTGATGTATCACCGAGTAATTGCAGTGTTTGCCTACAACAATCCGTAGATGACTATAAAAGTTGTTGCTACGGGTATCAAGGAGGTATTGTCATGAAACCAAACTGTGTTTTTCGGTGGGATTTGTATCCCTACTACAACTTATTTCCTCAACTAACGtctccacctccaccaccatctccatctccaCCTCCACCATCTCCTCCATTTGTTATTAGTTCTCCTCCGCCAACCAATACCACAATCAGGAAAG GGAAGGACAATACTGCTTCTCGGACAGTTATTGTTACCATCGTCCCTACAGCTATCTTCTTGGCACTTGTTATCCTTATTCTCACCATTTTCTGTTTTAGGAAGCCAAAGCAAGAGGTCAAAA ATTTCGATGAAATGAGTATCACAAAATGCTGGGAATTCAAATTCGCCACCATCAAACTTGCAACAAACGACTTCTCTGATGATAATAAGCTTGGACAAGGTGGTTTTGGTGCTGTTTACAAG GGTATACTTGCAGACGGACAAGCTATAGCTGTAAAGAGATTATCAAGTAATTCTGGGCAAGGAGAAGCTGAATTTAAGAATGAGGTACGGCTACTAGCCAAACTTGATCACCGGAATCTTGTTAGGTTACTGGGGTTCTGCTTGGAAGGAACAGAAAAGCTTCTAATCTACGAGTTTGTGCCTAATTCAAGTCTCGATCAATTTATACATG ATCCAAACAAACGATTCATCCTGGATTGGGAGAAGCGCTACAAAATCATAGAAGGCATAGCTAGAGGGATTCTGTACCTGCATCAAGATTCTCAGCTCCGGATTATTCATCGTGATCTCAAGCCTAGCAACATTCTGTTAGATGGAAACATGAAtgctaaaatttcagattttggaATGGCAAAGTTAATGAAAACTGATCAAAGTCATGATGCTGCATCGAGGGTCGCTGGAACCTT TGGCTATATTGCTCCAGAATATGCAAGGAAAAGACAGTTCTCGGTCAAGTCAGATGTGTTTAGTTTTGGAGTGCTAGTCTTGGAGATTGTGAGCGGTCAAAAACCTAGTTTCCGCGATGGAGATGACATAGAGCACCTTACGAGCCAT GCATGGAGACGTTGGAGGGAAGGGACTGCTTTAGATCTTATAGATCCCATTTTGAGGAACGACTCAGCAGCTGCAATGATGAGATGCATCCACTTAGGGTTACTCTGCGTTCAAGAAAATGTAGCTGACAGGCCGACAATGGCTTCAGTTGTTCTGATGCTAAGCAGCTCTTCTTTTACTTTACATATACCTTCTAAACCagcatttttttattag
- the LOC118063202 gene encoding nuclear pore complex protein NUP58 isoform X2: MAFSFSTPPQQTPSLFQPQPQPFQQSSPLFPQQQQQQQPQQQFQQQQQQFQQQQQQQQQQQQQQQQQQQQQFQQQQQQQLYLFTSDKAPASYSTKWEDLHPDSQKTLLQIEERILEYRDESKRLDQCSRLYDSSVSNEGFELDASQIIQELGGISTSMERQKALLQELMTNVKDMLRNTEMAVRSFMMLHPRFLHSNAGGGASNATAPSQPPGTTGIPGSTSQPTSSSIVPVFDFYSGLPKKPSPFLQQTVARFEKYLGECSQWIEELEQLLLLDSERNSSHPGSSLLQSLPKVMSNVHDFFVHVAAKVESIHQYIESMKTAYLVDQRRRGDGNDPFLEADRRERARKEAAAKRAHPTLHLPANSQPSTQGAGLFASSATSSASTAPQTSTATAPAPAPSGNAFSLFNTPSVPSSSMSSSLFATPTTSAPVSTLFGSAATPSLFGSATQAFGASSSAPALGSASTPSLFGSTTPAFGTISTGGSLFSTPLPGTVAGSGTSFGPTSKPSRPKYRTVRR; encoded by the exons atggcattttctttttcaactccACCACAGCAAACCCCATCTCTGTTTCAGCCTCAGCCTCAGCCTTTTCAGCAAAGCAGCCCTCTTTTTccacagcagcagcaacaacaacagccACAGCAGCAGTttcagcaacagcagcagcagtttcagcaacagcaacagcaacagcaacagcaacagcaacagcaacagcaacagcaacaacaacaatttcaacagcagcaacagcagcaatTGTATCTTTTTACTAGTGACAAGGCTCCTGCAAGTTATAGTACTAAATGGGAAGATCTTCACCCAGATTCCCAGAAAACTTTGCTTCAGATTGA GGAGCGGATATTGGAGTATAGGGATGAGAGTAAGAGGCTAGATCAGTGTAGTCGCCTTTATGACTCTTCAGTTTCCAATGAAGGATTTGAGCTTGACGCGAGCCAAATTATTCAG GAACTTGGGGGAATCAGTACTTCCATGGAGAGACAGAAAGCTCTTTTACAAGAACTTATGACTAATGTTAAAGACATGTTACGGAACACAGAGATGGCTGTTCGTTCTTTCATGATGCTACATCCTAGATTCCTTCATTCTAATGCAGGAGGTGGTGCTTCAAATGCCACAGCACCATCCCAGCCTCCTGGAACAACAGGAATACCTGGTTCCACTAGTCAGCCAACATCTTCCTCTATAGTTCCAGTGTTTGATTTTTACAGTGGCCTTCCAAAGAAACCATCTCCCTTTTTACAGCAGACAGTTGCTAGATTTGAAAAGTATTTGGGTGAATGCAGCCAGTGGATTGAAGAATTAGAGCAACTGCTCCTCTTAGATTCTGAGAGGAACTCTTCCCACCCTGGATCCTCATTATTGCAGTCTCTGCCAAAAGTCATGTCAAATgtgcatgatttttttgttcatgtGGCTGCTAAG GTGGAGAGCATTCATCAGTACATTGAATCCATGAAAACAGCCTATCTTGTTGACCAGCGTCGTCGAGGGGATGGGAATGATCCATTCCTTGAGGCTGATCGACGTGAAAGAGCAAGAAAAGAAGCTGCTGCTAAAAGGGCGCATCCAACTTTGCATTTGCCTGCAAATTCACAGCCTTCTACACAAGGTGCTGGTTTGTTTGCAAGCTCGGCAACTTCTTCAGCATCAACTGCTCCCCAGACATCCACAGcaacagcaccagcaccagcaccttCAGGAAATGCTTTCTCACTTTTTAACACACCTTCTGTGCCATCTTCCTCCATGTCATCTTCTTTGTTCGCAACACCGACAACCTCTGCGCCAGTATCCACTTTGTTTGGGTCAGCTGCAACTCCCTCTTTATTTGGCAGTGCTACTCAAGCTTTTGGCGCTTCTTCATCAGCACCAGCTCTTGGCTCTGCTTCAACTCCCTCTTTGTTTGGCAGTACCACTCCAGCTTTCGGTACTATTTCTACTGGAGGTTCACTATTTTCAACACCACTTCCAG GTACGGTGGCAGGATCTGGCACTAGCTTCGGACCTACATCT AAACCATCAAGACCAAAATATCGAACTGTCCGTCGCTAA
- the LOC118063202 gene encoding nuclear pore complex protein NUP58 isoform X3 has protein sequence MAFSFSTPPQQTPSLFQPQPQPFQQSSPLFPQQQQQQQPQQQFQQQQQQFQQQQQQQQQQQQQQQQQQQQQFQQQQQQQLYLFTSDKAPASYSTKWEDLHPDSQKTLLQIEERILEYRDESKRLDQCSRLYDSSVSNEGFELDASQIIQAYLQELGGISTSMERQKALLQELMTNVKDMLRNTEMAVRSFMMLHPRFLHSNAGGGASNATAPSQPPGTTGIPGSTSQPTSSSIVPVFDFYSGLPKKPSPFLQQTVARFEKYLGECSQWIEELEQLLLLDSERNSSHPGSSLLQSLPKVMSNVHDFFVHVAAKVESIHQYIESMKTAYLVDQRRRGDGNDPFLEADRRERARKEAAAKRAHPTLHLPANSQPSTQGAGLFASSATSSASTAPQTSTATAPAPAPSGNAFSLFNTPSVPSSSMSSSLFATPTTSAPVSTLFGSAATPSLFGSATQAFGASSSAPALGSASTPSLFGSTTPAFGTVAGSGTSFGPTSKPSRPKYRTVRR, from the exons atggcattttctttttcaactccACCACAGCAAACCCCATCTCTGTTTCAGCCTCAGCCTCAGCCTTTTCAGCAAAGCAGCCCTCTTTTTccacagcagcagcaacaacaacagccACAGCAGCAGTttcagcaacagcagcagcagtttcagcaacagcaacagcaacagcaacagcaacagcaacagcaacagcaacagcaacaacaacaatttcaacagcagcaacagcagcaatTGTATCTTTTTACTAGTGACAAGGCTCCTGCAAGTTATAGTACTAAATGGGAAGATCTTCACCCAGATTCCCAGAAAACTTTGCTTCAGATTGA GGAGCGGATATTGGAGTATAGGGATGAGAGTAAGAGGCTAGATCAGTGTAGTCGCCTTTATGACTCTTCAGTTTCCAATGAAGGATTTGAGCTTGACGCGAGCCAAATTATTCAG GCATATTTGCAGGAACTTGGGGGAATCAGTACTTCCATGGAGAGACAGAAAGCTCTTTTACAAGAACTTATGACTAATGTTAAAGACATGTTACGGAACACAGAGATGGCTGTTCGTTCTTTCATGATGCTACATCCTAGATTCCTTCATTCTAATGCAGGAGGTGGTGCTTCAAATGCCACAGCACCATCCCAGCCTCCTGGAACAACAGGAATACCTGGTTCCACTAGTCAGCCAACATCTTCCTCTATAGTTCCAGTGTTTGATTTTTACAGTGGCCTTCCAAAGAAACCATCTCCCTTTTTACAGCAGACAGTTGCTAGATTTGAAAAGTATTTGGGTGAATGCAGCCAGTGGATTGAAGAATTAGAGCAACTGCTCCTCTTAGATTCTGAGAGGAACTCTTCCCACCCTGGATCCTCATTATTGCAGTCTCTGCCAAAAGTCATGTCAAATgtgcatgatttttttgttcatgtGGCTGCTAAG GTGGAGAGCATTCATCAGTACATTGAATCCATGAAAACAGCCTATCTTGTTGACCAGCGTCGTCGAGGGGATGGGAATGATCCATTCCTTGAGGCTGATCGACGTGAAAGAGCAAGAAAAGAAGCTGCTGCTAAAAGGGCGCATCCAACTTTGCATTTGCCTGCAAATTCACAGCCTTCTACACAAGGTGCTGGTTTGTTTGCAAGCTCGGCAACTTCTTCAGCATCAACTGCTCCCCAGACATCCACAGcaacagcaccagcaccagcaccttCAGGAAATGCTTTCTCACTTTTTAACACACCTTCTGTGCCATCTTCCTCCATGTCATCTTCTTTGTTCGCAACACCGACAACCTCTGCGCCAGTATCCACTTTGTTTGGGTCAGCTGCAACTCCCTCTTTATTTGGCAGTGCTACTCAAGCTTTTGGCGCTTCTTCATCAGCACCAGCTCTTGGCTCTGCTTCAACTCCCTCTTTGTTTGGCAGTACCACTCCAGCTTTCG GTACGGTGGCAGGATCTGGCACTAGCTTCGGACCTACATCT AAACCATCAAGACCAAAATATCGAACTGTCCGTCGCTAA
- the LOC118063202 gene encoding nuclear pore complex protein NUP58 isoform X1: MAFSFSTPPQQTPSLFQPQPQPFQQSSPLFPQQQQQQQPQQQFQQQQQQFQQQQQQQQQQQQQQQQQQQQQFQQQQQQQLYLFTSDKAPASYSTKWEDLHPDSQKTLLQIEERILEYRDESKRLDQCSRLYDSSVSNEGFELDASQIIQAYLQELGGISTSMERQKALLQELMTNVKDMLRNTEMAVRSFMMLHPRFLHSNAGGGASNATAPSQPPGTTGIPGSTSQPTSSSIVPVFDFYSGLPKKPSPFLQQTVARFEKYLGECSQWIEELEQLLLLDSERNSSHPGSSLLQSLPKVMSNVHDFFVHVAAKVESIHQYIESMKTAYLVDQRRRGDGNDPFLEADRRERARKEAAAKRAHPTLHLPANSQPSTQGAGLFASSATSSASTAPQTSTATAPAPAPSGNAFSLFNTPSVPSSSMSSSLFATPTTSAPVSTLFGSAATPSLFGSATQAFGASSSAPALGSASTPSLFGSTTPAFGTISTGGSLFSTPLPGTVAGSGTSFGPTSKPSRPKYRTVRR, translated from the exons atggcattttctttttcaactccACCACAGCAAACCCCATCTCTGTTTCAGCCTCAGCCTCAGCCTTTTCAGCAAAGCAGCCCTCTTTTTccacagcagcagcaacaacaacagccACAGCAGCAGTttcagcaacagcagcagcagtttcagcaacagcaacagcaacagcaacagcaacagcaacagcaacagcaacagcaacaacaacaatttcaacagcagcaacagcagcaatTGTATCTTTTTACTAGTGACAAGGCTCCTGCAAGTTATAGTACTAAATGGGAAGATCTTCACCCAGATTCCCAGAAAACTTTGCTTCAGATTGA GGAGCGGATATTGGAGTATAGGGATGAGAGTAAGAGGCTAGATCAGTGTAGTCGCCTTTATGACTCTTCAGTTTCCAATGAAGGATTTGAGCTTGACGCGAGCCAAATTATTCAG GCATATTTGCAGGAACTTGGGGGAATCAGTACTTCCATGGAGAGACAGAAAGCTCTTTTACAAGAACTTATGACTAATGTTAAAGACATGTTACGGAACACAGAGATGGCTGTTCGTTCTTTCATGATGCTACATCCTAGATTCCTTCATTCTAATGCAGGAGGTGGTGCTTCAAATGCCACAGCACCATCCCAGCCTCCTGGAACAACAGGAATACCTGGTTCCACTAGTCAGCCAACATCTTCCTCTATAGTTCCAGTGTTTGATTTTTACAGTGGCCTTCCAAAGAAACCATCTCCCTTTTTACAGCAGACAGTTGCTAGATTTGAAAAGTATTTGGGTGAATGCAGCCAGTGGATTGAAGAATTAGAGCAACTGCTCCTCTTAGATTCTGAGAGGAACTCTTCCCACCCTGGATCCTCATTATTGCAGTCTCTGCCAAAAGTCATGTCAAATgtgcatgatttttttgttcatgtGGCTGCTAAG GTGGAGAGCATTCATCAGTACATTGAATCCATGAAAACAGCCTATCTTGTTGACCAGCGTCGTCGAGGGGATGGGAATGATCCATTCCTTGAGGCTGATCGACGTGAAAGAGCAAGAAAAGAAGCTGCTGCTAAAAGGGCGCATCCAACTTTGCATTTGCCTGCAAATTCACAGCCTTCTACACAAGGTGCTGGTTTGTTTGCAAGCTCGGCAACTTCTTCAGCATCAACTGCTCCCCAGACATCCACAGcaacagcaccagcaccagcaccttCAGGAAATGCTTTCTCACTTTTTAACACACCTTCTGTGCCATCTTCCTCCATGTCATCTTCTTTGTTCGCAACACCGACAACCTCTGCGCCAGTATCCACTTTGTTTGGGTCAGCTGCAACTCCCTCTTTATTTGGCAGTGCTACTCAAGCTTTTGGCGCTTCTTCATCAGCACCAGCTCTTGGCTCTGCTTCAACTCCCTCTTTGTTTGGCAGTACCACTCCAGCTTTCGGTACTATTTCTACTGGAGGTTCACTATTTTCAACACCACTTCCAG GTACGGTGGCAGGATCTGGCACTAGCTTCGGACCTACATCT AAACCATCAAGACCAAAATATCGAACTGTCCGTCGCTAA